aaacaacagaccaaacagacaaaccagaccaacaacagaccaaaaacagaccaaacaacagACGAACCAGACCAACAACAGACCAAACAGACCAACAACAGAccaacaacataaaaaacagaccaaacaacagACCAACAACAGACCAAACAGCAGACCAACAACATGAACAACAGACCAAACAACATACCAAACAACAGAcccaacaacataaaaaaacagaccaacaacagacccaacaacataaaaaaaacagaccaacaacataaaaaacagaCCCAACAACAGACCCAACAACGTAAAAAAGCAGACCAAACAGACCTCCAACAGACCAAACAAACGAAACGAAACAGACCAACAACAGACCAACAGACCAACAACAGACCCAACAACAGACCAACAAAAGACCAAACAGACCAAACAACGGACAAACAGACCAAACAAAAGACCAACAACAGACCAAACacacaccaccaacagaccaaacaacagaacaaacaacagaccaaacagacaaaccagaccaacaacagaccaaaaacagaccaaacaacagACGAACCAGACCAAcaacagaccaaacaacagATCCAACAACAGATCAACAGACCAACAACAGACCCAACAACAGACCGACAACATaaaaaacagaccaaacaacataaaaaacagaccaaacaacagACCAACAACAGACCGAACAACAAaccaacaacagaaaaataacagACCAAACAACAGACCAAACAAACGAAACCaaacaacagaacaaacaaaccaaacaacagACCAACAACAGTCCAAACAACAGAcccaacaacataaaaaaacagaccaaacaacagaccaacaacataaaaaacagaCCAAACGACAAACCAACAACATAAACAACAGAccaacaacataaaaaacagaccaaacaacagACCAAACGACCAACCAACAGACCAACCACAGACCAACAACAGACCAAACAAACGAAACCAAACAACGGACCAACAACAGACCAAACAGACCAACAACAGACCAAACAACGGAAAAAACTGACCAAACAATAGACCAACAACAGaccaaacaacataaaaaacagaccaaacaacagaccaacaacataaaaaacagaccaaacaacagACCAACCGACTAACAAcagaccaaacaaacaaaaccaaacaacgGACCAACAAACTAGACCCACAACAGACCAAACAGACCAAcaacagaccaaacaacagaaaaataacagataacaacagaccaaacaaacgaaaccaaacaacagaccaacaacagcccaaacaacagaccaaacaacagaccaaacaacagACCAACCAACAGCCCAAACAACAGACcaaaaacagaccaaacaacagaacaaacaaCAGACCAACAACAGACCAAACAAACGAAACCAAACAACGGACCAACAACAGACCAAACAGACCAACAACAGATCCAACAACAGACCAAACAACGGAAAAAACTGACCAAACAATAGACCAACAACAGaccaaacaacataaaaaacagaccaaacaacagaccaacaacataaaaaacagaccaaacaacagACCAACCGACTAACAACAGACCAAACAAACGAAACCAAACAACGGACCAACAAACTAGACCCAcaacagaccaaacaacagaccaacaacagaccaaacaacagaaaaataacagATGACAACAGACCAAACAAACGAAACCAAACAACAGACCAACAACAGACCAAACAACGGAAAAAACTGACCAAACAACAGAccaacaacataaaaaacagaccaaacaacagACCAACCGACTAACAACAGACCAAACAAACGAAACCAAACAACGGACCAACAAACTAGACCCAcaacagaccaaacaacagaccaacaacagaccaaacaacagaaaaataacagATAACAACAGACCAAACAAACGAAACCAAACAACAGACCAACAACAGACCAAACAGACCAACAACAGCCCAAACAACAGCCCAAACAACAGACAAACAACAGACAAAcaacagaccaaacaacagACCAACCAACAGCCCAAACAACAGACcaaaaacagaccaaacaacagaccaataacagaacaaacaacagaccaacaacagacaaacaacagacaaacaacagaccaaacaacagaccaaaaacagaacaaacaacagacaaacaacagaccaaacaacagACCAACATGTTTTTAACTGGCTGCCAGCCAGCAGATCACAGTTGGCTTATATTCAGAACTAAACTTTTTACTCGAGCTGAAGTATTTCGAACTTGGCTTCTAACAAATAGGCGACAAATCATGCCGACCAAAATCTGGCACATACAACACTCTTCCAGCTCGGAGCTGTTTAAGGTTGATAAACTGTTCATACTGCACGTTTATAGTCTCATGACCACTGAACACCTTTAACTACAAACCACATTCCCCAGCTGACAGAGCAGAGTGTTTAAGTGCTTTTCCTCACCAtcacacggacacacacacacatttacagtaTCTGGGTTCTGTGACAAGTCGAGTGAGGAAGCCATGGATCAAACCACCAGCCTCCCAATTGGTAAACGAAAAGTCTACCTGAGCCACAGTAGTTCCCCACAAACTGAAGGATTGTGAATGGGATCTAGATAAGAAGCAGGAAGTATGCAGAGGAAGTGTGGACGTCCTCCTGCTCAGATAATATTCAGCAGCACAGTTACCAGGTTGACAGGTTTGAGGGGGCCGGTGGTGCTGcatctaaaggctgatttatggtcgtctacggagaCCCTCCTGGacacgctctccgtcgcttgcgtgcagCGGCCAtaattcctatctatctatccgtcgaggagacggagaccgcaagggttgtgattggttggctaacgacatcatttccggaatcacttttccggtttagctccttcctctcagaacaacagcACTGCCATTTTCCTGAACCTCCCTTTCACAGTTTGATGCTAATGAATCCTGTTTTGTCATCCTGGAATATGTCTGTACCACCAGGGAAGGAAACAATGTCTTGATGGATTGACCTGCTCAGGTGGTCAGCTCACTAATGTGGCTCGAGCTGAAGCAACCCCAGAGGGCACAAAGTGGTGTTCCTAAGCTTCCAGCTGGTTAGTCCCAGTGTGTGGGAATGCTCTTACTTTGATCTAAACTGTCCATGAGTTCCACACTCAAAACTGGATTTAACCACATATTGAAGTGATCAGTCACGATCAATCCAGATGATCTTCTGACCACTTTTCTTCCTGAAAGATGATAGGATCCTTCCAGCCTTTAAGAATGGCTTGGACTGTTCTACAGCCACATTGAATTCAGATTAATTTAGTTTCAGCACGCTCCTCCTTTGCTTTAGTCTTGATGCTGACTAATAATTGGAACCTTCTGAAACAGAGTAACATCTTTCCCATGTCTTCAACATGGTTGGAGTAGAAATGAGAAGCTCCTTCCACTTCTTGTGGCAGCTGAAACATCCTAATGGCTGCAGAAAGGTTCAACTCTTGCCTATTCTCCAGGTTAATGTCAGATGAGGTGTAACCCTGAGACGAGGAGGAAATGGAACAGGAGGCCAGATCATTTACAGGAAGACTTAACTGAGATTGCTCAGTGTTTGGGGGATATTTATTCACAGTAACTGTGGgtgctataaaaaaaaactacagccTTGTGTCATGTGGAATGCTGTGGAAGACTTCTctaatgagaagaaaaaaaaatctgtttagagatGGTTTGGATTTTCTGCCAGCAGATTGTCACAGAGGCCTCCCTCTGTGACACTGTTTTAGAGGACAGCAAACATCCCAGGATGCATCTGTGCACCACATTCCTGACCGTTTAGCGTACAGGCTGCGTTCCTCTGCTGCTGATCCAACAGGAGTCATGGCTCCCATGTGATGTGTCAGCTGATTTAGATTTAGAATCTGATCATTTCTTTTAACTTCCAGAGCTGATCACTTGTTACTTTTGTTCTGTTCATGATTACAGAACTGAGATCACCAAATAAGGATGATTTGCTTTGATCCAGCTTTACTGATGAGCGTCCCGCTTTTCCTTTCCTGTTGCTTTTCTTATCATCACTATTCACTTGTGGTGCAAACAATGTCTTCATATGCAAATGACAAGTTAGAGGAGTGTCTGCATCCCTTCATGGCAAAAAGATGCCAGATGACATCAGATATGTGTGTGTAGAAGCACATATGTACACATCATTAAAAAGCCTTTGGAGCACCCGTTCCCTGGGCTTATTCCACTTGGACAGGTCCAGGGGTCCGCTGACTGTCTGATTCTACTGAATGAGCTACCTTTTCTATCCCCCCTGATGCCACAGACATGTTCCAGGTTCACACCTCAGCCTCGCTGGGATTCTTCAGGATGTGCAGCAGAAGACTTCATGCAGCAGTCCAACATCTTTGAGAAAAGATTCATGCACTGCTGGATGGAAATGAATATCAGCACTTCACATCAAGCTATTAAATGccttcagggttagggttaacaaaGAAAATGACTTTTCTTCAGTCTGTGCGTGTACCAGGTGGTTCTCCTCCTGGACTCTCACCTGCTGCCCCGGCTCCTTGGATCTGGAGCTCCACGGACTTGAGCAGAATCAGGCTGATGGCTCTCAGCATCACACCGTCTGGTTTCTGGCCTTCGTCTGCTTGGATGCGCCTGGCCCCTGCAAAGAAAGCAGCAGGCCCTACTTGGACGTTGTACAACCAGTCATCAGCCGCTGCCGCTAACACACACTGAGCCAGCACACTCCTGTCACAGCTCAGCCTGGTGCATTTCAGCCCCAAGGACACCGCTCCTCCCAGAGACCAGTCCTCCCCAAGCTTCTGAAACAGAGTTCTCTTCAGAAGCAGCAGCGTTCGCTTTTTAACAAAAAGCTCACAGGAGCAGCTTATGGTCCTCAGCAGGGCTGAGGAGTGCCTTTGGATTATTGTCTGAGTCCTCAGGCAGACCTCGGTGTCACACATCCACCCGGCTGCAGTCAGCgcctccagcaggtccagcaggagGTAGAGAGTGGCTCCCCAGTGCCCGCTGAAGGTCAAATCAACCCAACTCTGCCTCTCCGCTTTGCTCACTTCAAGCAGCaactttgagctcaaagcactgAGGCTGCAGTGGAATGTTTGCAGCAGGTTCCCCAGGACGGCAGCTGGAAGAGAAGGCAGGCATTCAGTCAGACGCTGGTGTCAGCAGGACAGCAGAGCTGGCTGCTCTGACCTGATCTgatctgctctgctctgctctgctctgctctgatcTGATCACCATGCTGCTTTTCCAGGTGAAAGTTAAACTCTGCACATTCACTGATTGTGCAGATCATGTGCTGTGTTACTTTGACTGTGTGCTCGCTTTTCACCAGCACACAGTAGCACTGAATGTGGAAgatgattagattagattagatgaTGAATCCTTAACATGGGACACACACAGAACGGGTGGGGTCCGCTCTGAAAGGGGGACGCTCAGGACAGGGGACTGGATCACAGCTGGAGGTATCAGTGCAGTCTgctgtgtgtctttttttttttttttttttaaactggttCCGTATGAACTGGACCATTTGGAATTGAATGAATTCAACTCGATTGGATTCCGATGAATTGGCCTGTATCTTTGAGGTGACATTTGCTGCTTTGGAAATCAAACTGAATGTTGCAGAGCGGGTCAACACTGGGCCAGCTTGTCCCCCAAACCTTTCACTGTGCACCACTACAGTTCTCCctttttaaagcaaacaaacCTGCAGGACGTTTCCACCACAGAAGTCCAAACAGCATTTCATGGAAGAGTTTAACACTGATTTAACTGAACAAGCTGGTCCACTGTGGTGTTTGTTCAGTGTCTAAACTCCCGTGGTTTAAaatgaagctgctgctgctccatgcCTTTGTTACCGTGGAGACCCTCTCATAGTTTCCCACTTTTTTCTACTTCCCGTGACTACGCTTAACACACTTGGAGGCGACTGAACCCACTCTGACCTGTGCTTCTGCTCTCTGGAAcagctcagagctgaactaaacATACAGAAAAGCAGCTTTACCTCGAGGAGTTCCTTTAAGGAGCTTTTTAAGAACCTCAGTCAGTGACCACAGACAGGCATCCAATTCAGTGCCAGGAGGTGAGCTGTGGAAGGCCTGCACACACTTCTTCTGCCAGATGGAGCTGAGTGTCCCCTGAGGAGGCAGGAAGCACAGTTTAAACACTCACACATCATTTTGGGACGTGTCATACAACATATTCATTCTACCCTTTCTGTAGTGGGGTGTTCAATGACCAGCAGTGTAAGAGGAGATCAGAGGCAGAGTGGCTGTGAGAGGAAGAGATGACCACATGTCAGGAGTGGATGCTGATCATTGGGCAAAGTACAGATGAGCAAAAGAGGGGGGTGGGTCTCAGAGTTTAGAGTAAAAACAAGCCCCTCCCATCATCTGCTCACCAGCAGACTTTATGCTGTGCAGAGATGACCACATGAGCTTTATTCTCCAGCAGACCGTGAGCTTATTGTTTATCATGCACAGCTCCGTTCTGCACATTAACACCACTGTCTCCACTGCGttgttggttctgttggactgGGTCTTAGTGTAGCCGTTAGTCTCCACACTAGGAGAAAAGTCTGGAAagactaaaggctgatttatgcttcagacgcaaagcctctgacgctcagACGCgggttgtcgtgcacctcagaaaaatcctgactacgcgacagacgcacgcagaccaccaacggaagtgcgcagacaaaagcggctgtgattggtcctcggtgtgcctttccggttgtctgtgtggcttcctcctttgcattttcgccaactccaataaaagaagctgttcttcttcgatgtcgagcaactccagatccatatcgtgcatacactttttttttttttttttgaaagataaacacttccgccggcgccgccgaagttctcgtcaccgcccaccgaaattctcgcgaggggaaactgctgtgcgtcccgagaaattccagaccgaggttgcagaaccataacatgaaaagtggttcgcgaccagagcaaagcaacacgtcaagacgatagacgcagaactataatccgcccttaaCCCCCCAAAGATGTGCAGGCCACTTAACTTTTGCTGTGTAAAGTAAAAATGTGCTGGAGTTGGTACATCTGCACAGCGTGAACAGAAGAGTCCAACCAGCTTCCACAGCTTTGTAGCACAGAAGCATCAACCCCAACAGTCTCGCATCTTTAAGAACACTTTAAGAACTCAGTACTCACAGATTCATTGAGATGGTAGAAAACACACATTGATGCAGTCTTTGCAGCCAGATGTGAGATGATCGGATCCCCAGTTTGAAAATGGTGCACCTATGGaatcatttattgtttttaagaTTCAAAGCTAAGAGCACCTGTCGTGTTTTTAATCAAGTTTTAGTAGCAGTGGCACTTACAAGCTGTGACATGAGATCCATGTCTTCAAACAGCACCCTGAGGGTCTCCATCCAGCCTGACGCGACCTCTGCAGACGCCCCGCCGCGGAGCATCCTTCCCACCGCCGACACACCGATGCATGTCAGCTCCCACCCGGCTGCACTGCCGGGCTCTGCGTCCCGACCCGGAACCGCTCCGCGCAGCCCAGAACATATCACACCCGCAACGTGAGCGGGGCTGTGTTTGGGGAAGGATCCCCCCAATAAACACGCGTACGTGTCTGTCAAACAGTTAAAGAGCTCTGCGACAGAGGGCTGAGGGCTGCGACTCACTGTGTTGTCCATGCCTCCTCCGACACTCACTTCAGTCTCCAGTTTCCAGTTTCCAGCGGGCGTCAGTCCAACGAAACTCCTTGTTTTTCTCTACGATAACTTTTCCTctcctacttcttcttcctctccttcttcttcttcttcttcttcttcctgttcttcttttccTTATTAATGGCGGTGTTGGCAAACAAGCTTGAAGTGACATTTACCGCCACctactggagaggaggaaaaacaaacaaaacaaataaaagtgaAGAAATAAAATCATATAAACTTgttgtagtggccatttgtccattaaaaaaacaaattaaactttaaactaaactaaatcagaaggccactgatgcaccatggggatgTGGtgtaacgcaggcaaaagaagattaATGTCCAAACTGAATTCTTAAGTTTTGTGACTATTCATTTCaaaatactaaaacaaacaaaagaacaaagaaaaccatgaCTACTGAACTCTCCTTTTCCTTGGTAAAAAACCAttggcccacccaggtgcatgctggtactccagaTGCCTACCAACACAAATAACttcaggtgcccagtgtgacccaattaccaaaatatcctaaacaaataactaacaaacaatattagcaaaaaatctaaataaagcactgaaattaatcaaataaagttactcataaaaacaaaagctaactttacaaatagctcctacacgcCAGCCCCTAATTGTGCATAATATCACACTTACAGTTATCTACAACGAGACGGATCTATTCTGTACGTCGTAATAGCTCTAAATGGACCATCTTCCTGATGAATCTGCAAAACAAAGCACATATTaattagagaaaaagaaagaaaaaatagaggTACTGTAGAGAAAGATAGAGTCAtgatagcccctttcacactgcgacccgctaccttagcgggtccaaattgcaccttcgacccgcgtcgagcaatgtgaacgcttggcgtgttggtgacccgtgtcgcctgaagccgagttcagggggcgtggcctagtggcagagcgtcacatgaaacacataaaatgctgggcgtgtacaatgacgtaggcacaagccatgcgtatGAGGTAGGGATTAAATACACCTCCAGATTTTCCTTCAGCTTCCGGTTGGCGCCAACAAAATTTGTGCCATTATCCGATCTGATAACTGAGACTGGACCTCGTCTACAGATAAACCTCCGAATTGCATTAATGCAGGAGTCCGTATCCAGTGTATAAGCTACTTCCAGATGCACAGCACGACACGTTAGACATGTAAACAGCAGTCCATATCTTTTAAGATGACTTCTGCCCCTTTTAACATCAATGGGGCCAAAATAATCAATTCCCACATTTGTAAAAGGAGTTTTTTCAGGCAGCACCCTCTCTTCAGGTAAGTCAGCCATCTTCTGCTCAATCAGCTTTCCCCTGTTGCGTCTGCACACTACAGTCACATATTACCTTCCTGGCAGTTGAGTTTGTGTTAGTTATCCAGTATTTTTGCTGTAGCCTGGACAGCATGTGATTCCTCCCCACACACAGAGAAATGAAAGTACAGGACTGTACCTAAAAGAGAACAAATTCATTATCGCTCCAGTGGTACCCTATCATGGTACGAGCAATGTACCTTTAAAATTGGTACATTTTTGTACCTGATTGGTACCAATTTTGTACCTCTAACGGAACATTTCTGCACCCCTAGTGACAAAAATGTACCTCTATGTCCTGGTACAAAAATGTACTGATTAGAAAGACACTGAATTTGTACCTAATGAGGTACAGATGGAGCGACATGCTATTTTGTACCTTTATGAGGCATAAACATACCTATAAAATTGAGACAAAACACTTTACAACCATTCAGAGAAATTTATTAAAACAATTCGTTTACATCTTAAACCATTAATCATGGTGCATTTCATTGACCACTGTTACATTTCTAAACTTTGTAATTAACCACATAACCACAAAATGTGACATTCCAAGTATTccactttcaaatcttgctagctctcttgctagcgctccaggattaccaaccatgcctttaagtgTGTAGTGTACAGGTTCTGTATAGTCCATCTTGCATCTTGGCCTTGCAGTGCTCTTTAATCATcataagctttatcaaagaAATCAGACGAGTTCAAAACTTGCTGCAGTTCAGGGCACTTTGAAATGTCAAAACCACTTTTTTCAAGATGATAAGAAATAAACGAATCATAGTTTTctttgaaaaagcaaaagagAAATTTGACATCATCAGTAATGTCTTGTTTGACTGACAAATGTAGAAggtttttctctctgcatttaAGAACAAAGGCAAACAGGTTCTCTCTGAAATCCTGTAATAGTTGATCTAGATTTGGAGTAACAGTTTGCAGATCAGGAGCACTTAGACCAGTCTCTGAATTTTGCTGATCCAGGTTCATGCTGTGTTGGTGTACTGTGGACTCTTCACCAGTGCAGCCATTCTTAtcataaagcctgattcttactcggcgcaaccgcgcaactgttctggctcgagaaccattaatgacgtcatcgaaagcgccagccccttcacagttccttcagctcataagcgcagtttgcgccgagtatgcgtcacatttgcagttctctccagaccagcgggcgtcactgttgaggaaacaagctgaagaaccggacgaagaaaagcatacgaagaaagcatacacaatgccacctgtggtgtcacgtcagcagaggctggcacatctgatgcggaatgaatttactctgggtgtagaactgtatatgtatctcagagctaagcggctgcggcaaaaacagaagagaaggtggaatgttcgtcctttgcaacaagacgaactttgtcaaacgttgtcaaacgttgtcctttgggacaacattgtcccagtgtaacttcatagacgtgccgtacagatgtttgtagaggcgcaccctctcggtcaccgcggtctctgcagtgttcatgtttcctttctcttggtcagctgtttccggttgagctcgcgcgaagtcagaaaaaaagtgacgcgtgaggattttttagcttgcgacggggggcgtggcggaattttgggtcacgtgaccgtttgcgccatttgcgaccagctagtaagaatgggtcaaagcgaggttgcgccgagtaagaatcaggcttcaGGCCTCATACACATGTTTTCTAAAAGAATGGAATCTTGAAAAAGTTGACTGACCATCACCCACACCACAGGTGATGCTAAAATTTGTGTGCATGAACAAGATCAAGATGTCGGATGAACTTCATGAGAGTACCTGTCCTTCGAGTGCACTTTGGACACTGGTACAGTAGAGACATGATGATCTAGCTCAGTCTGTTAATCACTCAAAGTGCTGTCACTGGCAGGGGCTTGTCTCCCTCTTCCACAATACCAACAACACACCTCTGGAGGAAGGTGAGTGTGTTTCTCAGGTGCAGTGGGTATGCAATGTTGAAAACAAAATATGTGCTGAAGGCTGTTATGACGGCTTCATCAAGCCCTGCACACTGGCACACATTACTCCATCTAGCTTAACCACACTGAGCCCTCTTGCTGTGATTGCCATTTTCCAGTCCTTGTCAGTCagttggatggttggatgagcTGTAGCAGGGTCCCCCTACATCGAGAACCATGTATATAAAGCAATTACAAGTTGTAACTCGTCCTCAAGTTTGAAATTTGATGATTTGCAGTGCTTCAGATTaaggttccatccatccatccattatcttccgctggtccggggatcgggtcgcgggggcagcagcttgagcaaagagacccagacgtccctgtccccggccacttcctccagctcttctggggggaccccgaggcgttcccaggccagccgagagacatagtctctccaatgtgtcctgggtcttccccggggcctcctcccagtgggacgggcccggaacacctcaccggggaggcgtccaggaggcattctcaccagatgcccgagccacctcatctgactcctctcgatgcggaggagcagcggttctactccgagcccctcccggatgaccgagcttctcaccctatctctaagggagagcccagacaccctgcggaggaaactcatttcggccgcttgtattcgcgatctcgttctttcggtcactacccacagctcgtgaccataggtgagggtaggaacatagattgaccggtaaatcgagagcttcgccttctggctcagctccttcttcaccacgacgggccggtgcagagcccgcatcactgcagacgccgcaccaatccgtctgtcaatctcctgttccattcgtccctcactcgtgaacaagaccccgagatacttgaactcctccacttggggaaggatctcattcccgacccgaagagagattaaggtttttttttttaatgtatttaaaatcatttctttgttgAGTACATATCCAGTCTGTAAAATAAGGAGAATAATTTCTTGATTTTTGCATAtgagggacaaaaaacaaactaTTGTATGATAGTGTGTAAAAAGTGAAAGGTGAAAAGTCCATTTAAGTCTGTGCCACTTACGTTATTTTAGGCCCTCTAGAAAAACCCGATTTTGGGATCactgattttattgcaaaatcagcaaaataccgctgattatgcgggggtcaatatttttcataaaagcagcatattcaccgcaataatcacattttccgCGCAAAATATGCGAAATATGCAGGATTCGCTTGATTTCACAATCTCcgcacttttctgcataaagttggggagagaaaaaaatgtcggaaattaacgagagacaaaatgaaaaaagctaatcgatctcacctaccgacgcacattactgccaaagaccgggcaaaccagtaccccgatgtcttgcacgaaagcggggggaaactattctgcaccccctgcaactgtgtgttggagcataaaagaaaatcgtCGGTGACGTGCCACTTAAACAGcgcgaaacatttgaaaatgctttctgcagctgcggaaaggaaagccaaagccagacagctgaCGTTCACCGAGGCATCAACCTCCAAAACCATTGTGAGGGCTACCAGAAACAAGGTGAGTAGCGTACAAGcttgaaattggccaaataaagaataaattaaacagaatgagaccgagaagtatgtgtgtgtgcgcgcgcgtgtgtatgtattgtgaaactgctcaagttgttaaaataaaaaaccttctgtgaagtaacttggttccagtatgcttgtttatcataggaggtctttaaaattactctttttcattcagtggcagcatattttgcaactttgcataattcgcaagtttccgcaacttctcgcaatttcacggcataaaatcattaaaaaaccccgcatattcaatcgcaaaatccaggattttagcccgcaagatcaaggatttatgcccgcgtttttctggagggtctaTTATTTGTAACAGTTTAATATACAGATTAGGGTTTAATATTTTCAAATAGTATttgtagcctgggtgccagccgaacttagccccgcccataaattttttggtcgggaagttcggtctggctctgctcagttgggaaatcattatgcccga
This Odontesthes bonariensis isolate fOdoBon6 chromosome 1, fOdoBon6.hap1, whole genome shotgun sequence DNA region includes the following protein-coding sequences:
- the lins1 gene encoding protein Lines homolog 1 isoform X1 encodes the protein MDNTVSRSPQPSVAELFNCLTDTYACLLGGSFPKHSPAHVAGVICSGLRGAVPGRDAEPGSAAGWELTCIGVSAVGRMLRGGASAEVASGWMETLRVLFEDMDLMSQLVHHFQTGDPIISHLAAKTASMCVFYHLNESGTLSSIWQKKCVQAFHSSPPGTELDACLWSLTEVLKKLLKGTPRAAVLGNLLQTFHCSLSALSSKLLLEVSKAERQSWVDLTFSGHWGATLYLLLDLLEALTAAGWMCDTEVCLRTQTIIQRHSSALLRTISCSCELFVKKRTLLLLKRTLFQKLGEDWSLGGAVSLGLKCTRLSCDRSVLAQCVLAAAADDWLYNVQVGPAAFFAGARRIQADEGQKPDGVMLRAISLILLKSVELQIQGAGAAGGVGRASDVGRHLHTLWGFLRQCWASLWERPHLCCWISLLFGEQDDDLMEAANTFLCIFLSYRRCSGLDDGAVLEAACASGCNPHCHFVLLLQSFSFDHSILLDFLISTETCFLEYFVLYLKYLREDWQGFTAACGGVHVLDCSSTDCCAGGGSAVTHKAGPDGVELSSCVQPVCCNPLEGGSNLGCGLRLVEYDSSDESDTEGIENPEVDPVTSVCMRNRCNVFVIKQDDNGPSVSLRQEHPDSSTPFLREWKSTLEQKASPSQRGQTCSGVAPLLGQATGDTFHRAVLCLSELRQVVTRLQAKKLFPYNPSSLLKLLSQVEKCNQLSHLSR